The following coding sequences lie in one Oceaniferula marina genomic window:
- a CDS encoding Gfo/Idh/MocA family protein yields MDTQSNSRRHFLKKIGGAGAGLAAASVVAKAADSTPSRPSGAKYMGDFIAPKLDTIKVAIIGCGARGGTHFNHVSAFEGTEFVGICDLHQDLCERAKKKVLANGKGKRHQNVKLYHGDKHAYKKMLKETKPDLVYVVTPWEWHAPMAIDAMNAGAHVAVEVPLTTTIKETWELIDTSEKTQKHCMMLENVNYGRDELMYLNMCRLGIFGDILHGEAAYIHELRGQMRHVENGRGTGSWRTYHWAKKSGNLYPTHGLGPVAQYMNLARGDDNFRRIVSFSSPAKNHALYAKKHFKPDSELNKITYEGGDMSTSIIKTTLGRTVMVQWDESSPRPYSRHNLIQGTKGTGAGFPTRIALDYGKDEGLPEKLFKALAGDRKHTNYHGWAQGDKIKAFYEAFDHPLYKRMADVAKKMGGHGGMDAIMNFRVIECLRKGQPLDQNVYEGAFWSAVTPLSMKSVAEDGMPQDFPDFTRGQWKNTKPLPIVQ; encoded by the coding sequence ATGGACACACAAAGCAATTCAAGACGTCATTTTCTTAAAAAAATCGGAGGCGCTGGTGCCGGCCTCGCCGCAGCCAGCGTTGTAGCCAAAGCTGCAGACTCCACACCATCCCGCCCAAGCGGTGCGAAGTACATGGGGGATTTTATCGCACCCAAACTCGACACAATCAAAGTAGCCATCATCGGTTGTGGTGCCCGTGGAGGAACCCACTTCAACCACGTGTCCGCCTTCGAAGGGACTGAATTTGTCGGCATCTGCGACCTCCACCAGGACCTTTGCGAACGCGCCAAGAAAAAAGTTCTGGCCAATGGCAAAGGCAAACGCCACCAAAATGTCAAACTCTACCACGGAGACAAGCACGCCTACAAAAAGATGCTCAAGGAAACCAAGCCCGACCTCGTCTACGTGGTCACTCCTTGGGAATGGCACGCCCCCATGGCCATCGACGCCATGAATGCAGGTGCCCACGTCGCCGTCGAGGTCCCACTGACCACCACCATCAAAGAAACCTGGGAACTGATCGACACCTCGGAAAAAACCCAAAAACACTGCATGATGCTCGAAAACGTCAACTACGGACGCGACGAGTTGATGTATCTCAACATGTGCAGACTGGGAATCTTTGGCGATATCCTCCACGGTGAAGCCGCCTACATCCACGAACTTCGCGGACAAATGAGACATGTCGAAAACGGACGTGGCACCGGTAGCTGGCGCACATACCACTGGGCCAAAAAGAGTGGCAACCTCTACCCGACCCACGGACTCGGCCCCGTCGCCCAGTATATGAACCTCGCACGTGGCGACGACAACTTCCGCAGGATTGTCTCCTTCTCATCTCCGGCAAAAAACCACGCGCTCTACGCCAAGAAACACTTCAAACCTGACAGCGAGCTCAACAAAATCACCTACGAAGGTGGTGACATGAGTACCTCCATCATCAAGACCACCCTCGGTCGCACCGTGATGGTCCAGTGGGATGAAAGCAGTCCGCGCCCTTACTCCCGCCACAACCTGATCCAAGGAACCAAGGGAACCGGAGCCGGCTTCCCAACCCGCATCGCCCTCGACTACGGCAAGGACGAAGGTCTGCCAGAAAAGCTTTTCAAGGCACTGGCGGGCGACAGAAAGCACACCAACTACCACGGATGGGCCCAGGGAGACAAAATCAAGGCCTTCTACGAAGCCTTCGACCACCCGCTCTACAAGCGTATGGCCGACGTCGCCAAGAAGATGGGCGGCCACGGTGGCATGGATGCCATCATGAACTTCCGGGTGATCGAATGTCTGCGTAAAGGTCAACCGCTTGACCAAAACGTCTACGAAGGAGCCTTCTGGTCCGCGGTTACCCCTCTGTCCATGAAGTCCGTCGCCGAAGACGGCATGCCTCAGGACTTCCCCGACTTCACTCGAGGTCAGTGGAAAAACACCAAGCCCCTGCCCATCGTCCAGTAA
- the trxA gene encoding thioredoxin — MAKTYNESNFDAEVLSSDKPVLVDFWAEWCGPCKMISPLIDQLADAVADTADVGKVEVDTNQSLAAKYGVRSIPCLLFFKNGEVVETITGANVTLDQLKSTLEGLA; from the coding sequence ATGGCTAAGACGTATAACGAAAGCAACTTTGATGCCGAGGTATTGAGCTCGGATAAGCCGGTATTGGTAGATTTTTGGGCCGAATGGTGTGGTCCGTGTAAGATGATTTCACCTCTCATTGATCAACTGGCGGATGCTGTGGCGGACACGGCGGATGTTGGTAAGGTGGAGGTTGATACCAATCAGTCGCTCGCTGCCAAGTATGGTGTGCGCTCGATCCCATGTCTTCTTTTCTTCAAAAATGGAGAAGTGGTCGAGACCATCACAGGTGCGAATGTGACCTTGGATCAATTGAAGTCGACCCTCGAAGGCCTCGCCTAA
- a CDS encoding VanZ family protein → MITTWLPRRPVVYLFFFVSWLVTLWFLSAGNPAPKNGPEIPHVDKVAHFVYFAIGGGLMMAYAYYRWPLWRRFRLRMVMVVFLLSSVIGRLDEYHQTFTPGRSGNDTGDWIADSLGGLFGASVMVMVLLPGLERRKRDSDKPRKSQIVANSLD, encoded by the coding sequence TTGATAACCACGTGGCTTCCCAGGAGGCCCGTGGTTTATTTGTTTTTCTTTGTCTCCTGGTTGGTGACGTTGTGGTTTTTGTCTGCCGGAAACCCTGCGCCAAAGAATGGTCCAGAGATCCCCCATGTGGATAAGGTGGCTCATTTTGTTTATTTTGCGATCGGAGGGGGGCTGATGATGGCCTACGCCTATTATCGTTGGCCCTTATGGCGGCGTTTCCGTCTCCGCATGGTGATGGTTGTTTTTTTACTGTCCTCCGTGATTGGGCGCTTGGACGAGTATCATCAGACGTTTACGCCGGGGAGAAGTGGCAATGATACGGGGGACTGGATTGCGGATAGCCTTGGCGGTTTATTTGGTGCCTCGGTGATGGTGATGGTTCTTTTGCCCGGGCTGGAACGGCGCAAGCGCGACTCGGATAAGCCTCGAAAATCGCAAATTGTTGCAAATTCACTTGACTGA
- the rpmB gene encoding 50S ribosomal protein L28, translated as MARVCSIRGSRVRMGGKIHRSGLAKKKGGIGRHVTKVVKRSVSPNLHTKRIYVPELGRHVKVKLSAKAIKTINKNGAYVTLKKAGLI; from the coding sequence ATGGCCAGAGTATGTAGTATCAGAGGTTCCCGAGTCCGTATGGGTGGTAAGATTCACCGTTCCGGATTAGCGAAGAAAAAAGGAGGTATTGGTCGTCACGTGACCAAGGTGGTGAAACGTTCTGTTTCTCCCAACCTTCACACGAAGCGCATTTATGTTCCTGAGTTGGGCCGTCACGTGAAGGTGAAGCTCAGTGCCAAGGCGATCAAAACGATCAACAAAAATGGCGCCTATGTGACTTTGAAGAAAGCTGGCCTGATCTAA
- the deoC gene encoding deoxyribose-phosphate aldolase: MQEQREDTLKFPDLDSVPVQDKAGIDACAASFEAGDVAVSHRERLQLAVSMVDLTTLEGADTPDKVRAMCEKALRPSPSRASIPHVAAVCVYPTLVGVAAKALQGTPVRVASVAGAFPSGQAPLDLKLSEIRYAVSEGADEIDIVISRGKFLDGHYREVFDEIAQSKEACGAAHLKVILETGELQSYDHIRIASELAMAAGADFIKTSTGKISPAATLPATLVMLNAILDYHQKTGRMVGMKPAGGIRSAAQAMQYLSMLEQILGEGWMTPEWFRFGASSLLDDLVEAYPARAGD; encoded by the coding sequence ATGCAAGAGCAGAGGGAAGATACGTTGAAGTTTCCTGATTTGGATAGCGTTCCAGTTCAGGATAAAGCTGGAATTGATGCCTGCGCCGCTTCGTTTGAAGCGGGTGATGTGGCCGTCAGTCATCGTGAGCGGCTTCAGCTTGCGGTGAGTATGGTTGATCTCACCACTCTGGAGGGGGCGGATACCCCGGATAAGGTGAGGGCCATGTGTGAGAAGGCGCTGCGTCCGTCGCCGTCGCGGGCATCCATTCCTCATGTTGCCGCGGTTTGCGTGTATCCTACCTTGGTTGGGGTGGCTGCAAAAGCGCTTCAGGGCACGCCGGTGCGCGTTGCCAGCGTGGCCGGGGCCTTCCCGAGTGGTCAAGCGCCTCTCGACCTGAAGCTTTCTGAAATACGATATGCGGTGAGTGAGGGGGCGGATGAGATTGATATCGTCATTTCGCGAGGCAAATTCCTTGATGGTCATTACCGAGAGGTGTTCGATGAAATTGCGCAATCCAAGGAAGCCTGTGGAGCTGCACATTTGAAAGTGATTCTGGAAACCGGGGAGCTGCAAAGCTATGACCATATCCGTATTGCCAGTGAGTTGGCGATGGCGGCAGGGGCTGATTTTATTAAAACTTCGACTGGTAAAATATCTCCTGCAGCCACCCTTCCTGCAACGCTGGTGATGTTGAATGCTATTTTGGATTATCATCAGAAAACGGGACGGATGGTGGGGATGAAACCTGCCGGAGGGATTCGATCCGCCGCTCAGGCCATGCAATACCTCTCAATGCTTGAGCAGATCCTTGGGGAAGGCTGGATGACCCCGGAATGGTTCCGCTTTGGGGCCAGTTCCCTGCTTGATGATTTGGTAGAAGCCTACCCCGCCCGAGCTGGTGACTAG
- a CDS encoding ABC transporter ATP-binding protein, with product MKRFFPYYKYLLEVKWLFAIAVAAGIAYGAVAGAGLPLVMREVLPGVFSHDQRPLADLIFAALLLPAIYLVQGVAQFTNTYLINYCGFRVVESIQVKVFSRVQKLPLSFFHKNKSGDLLSRLTVDTQQMRMAIVDVSNDIVVQPMKLIGAVGALVYMSMQKSEFFVLLVCLATVPACVFPIRAIGKKLFRKAKVVQAQTGDLTASVTDGLQAPMEIRAYNMQDSVVSRFRQQVNRLLVARMKVVKYDKSMTPVIDFITVCGAAAAIVYAGHSGMEFKKDVVPLLTALYLSYDPLKRLGKIHTKIQRATASLDRVEYVLHHENDLQEPDKPQPFADVKGAVQLEQVSFAYDKECVLRDLNLSIPAGQVVAIVGPSGAGKSSFASLIPRFYDVTQGRITVDGVDVREVEKHDLREAIAIVTQSPVLFNETVMENIRIGKPEASDEDVIEAAQKAHAHEFIETLDGGLGYETPVGERGTLLSGGQRQRIAIARAFLKDAPVLILDEATSALDSESEAAIQQALEELVEGRTTFIIAHRFSTIKIADRILVLNHGRLVADGSHEEIYPTSALYRDLYDRQSG from the coding sequence ATGAAACGCTTTTTCCCATATTATAAGTATCTTCTCGAGGTCAAATGGCTGTTTGCTATTGCTGTTGCTGCGGGGATTGCCTACGGCGCGGTTGCTGGAGCTGGGTTGCCGCTGGTGATGAGGGAGGTGCTGCCCGGGGTCTTTAGTCACGACCAGAGGCCGCTCGCCGATTTGATTTTTGCCGCTTTGTTGCTTCCTGCGATTTATTTGGTCCAGGGAGTTGCCCAATTTACCAATACTTACCTGATTAACTACTGTGGTTTCCGGGTGGTTGAGAGCATTCAGGTCAAGGTGTTCTCCCGGGTTCAGAAGTTGCCCTTGTCGTTTTTCCACAAAAATAAAAGTGGTGACCTGCTGAGTCGTTTGACTGTGGATACCCAGCAAATGCGCATGGCCATTGTCGACGTTTCCAATGACATAGTCGTGCAGCCGATGAAATTGATCGGGGCCGTAGGAGCCTTGGTGTATATGTCGATGCAGAAGAGTGAGTTTTTTGTGTTGTTGGTATGTTTGGCTACGGTGCCGGCCTGTGTGTTTCCGATTCGGGCGATAGGTAAAAAATTGTTCCGTAAGGCCAAAGTGGTGCAAGCGCAGACGGGTGATTTGACCGCGTCCGTGACCGATGGCTTGCAAGCTCCGATGGAAATTCGGGCATATAACATGCAGGATTCGGTGGTTTCCCGGTTCAGGCAGCAGGTGAACCGTTTGTTGGTGGCGCGAATGAAAGTCGTTAAATACGATAAATCGATGACCCCGGTGATTGATTTTATCACCGTGTGTGGTGCGGCGGCCGCCATCGTTTATGCCGGACACTCAGGGATGGAGTTTAAGAAGGATGTGGTTCCTTTACTGACGGCACTGTATCTGAGTTACGATCCGCTGAAGCGGCTTGGAAAAATTCACACCAAAATTCAGCGTGCTACGGCGTCCTTGGATCGTGTTGAGTATGTGTTACATCACGAAAATGATTTGCAGGAGCCGGATAAGCCACAGCCATTTGCTGATGTCAAGGGGGCGGTTCAGCTCGAGCAGGTATCCTTTGCCTATGACAAAGAGTGCGTGTTGCGGGATTTGAATTTGTCGATTCCGGCTGGTCAGGTTGTTGCCATTGTTGGCCCGAGCGGTGCTGGAAAGAGTTCCTTTGCTTCGTTGATCCCGCGTTTTTACGATGTGACTCAGGGTAGGATTACCGTGGATGGCGTCGATGTCCGCGAGGTTGAAAAACATGATTTGCGTGAGGCCATTGCCATTGTGACCCAATCCCCGGTTCTGTTTAACGAAACGGTGATGGAAAATATACGAATCGGGAAGCCGGAAGCCTCCGATGAGGATGTGATTGAAGCTGCCCAAAAAGCCCATGCCCATGAATTCATTGAGACGCTGGATGGTGGGCTCGGCTATGAAACCCCTGTCGGCGAACGCGGGACCCTGCTCTCTGGCGGACAGCGTCAACGGATTGCGATTGCCCGGGCGTTCCTTAAGGATGCTCCGGTCTTGATTCTCGATGAGGCAACATCCGCATTGGATAGCGAAAGTGAAGCGGCCATCCAACAAGCACTTGAAGAGTTAGTGGAAGGTCGAACGACCTTCATCATCGCCCATCGATTCAGTACAATCAAGATTGCCGACCGCATTCTGGTGCTTAATCATGGACGTCTGGTGGCTGATGGATCGCATGAAGAAATCTATCCGACGAGTGCCTTGTATCGTGACCTGTACGACCGTCAGAGTGGGTAA
- a CDS encoding TetR/AcrR family transcriptional regulator: MADTREQILEAAWELFADKGFEDVSVRDVTNAAGVNLASVSYHFGGKDGLIQETVKRCLNPLYDYGIKLLDEAIVEYGGMEKIPLRHLMACWLRPLFMPEECGVRSDLILRLIARYLIEHSYTVPLVTKGLLSEVYRVYIQAFKIHFPDLTDGQIVQQIVFAEGAAFYCSGVGQIVINLLKGSPVDIENVDRERLMEESIDFALYGFGGKPEPAA, encoded by the coding sequence GTGGCTGATACGAGAGAACAGATACTGGAAGCAGCTTGGGAGCTCTTTGCCGATAAGGGATTTGAGGATGTTTCCGTGCGTGATGTGACGAATGCTGCAGGGGTGAACCTGGCTAGCGTGAGTTATCATTTTGGAGGGAAGGATGGCCTGATTCAGGAAACGGTGAAGCGTTGTTTGAATCCGTTGTATGACTATGGGATCAAGCTTTTGGATGAGGCCATCGTAGAATATGGTGGAATGGAAAAAATTCCCTTACGCCATTTGATGGCGTGTTGGCTGCGGCCCTTGTTTATGCCCGAAGAGTGTGGGGTTCGCTCGGATTTGATTTTGCGTCTGATTGCCCGTTATCTGATTGAGCATAGTTATACCGTGCCCTTGGTGACCAAGGGGCTTCTATCTGAAGTTTACCGGGTGTATATCCAAGCTTTTAAAATTCACTTCCCCGATCTGACGGATGGTCAGATTGTTCAGCAGATTGTGTTTGCCGAAGGGGCCGCCTTCTACTGCAGCGGAGTTGGTCAGATTGTGATCAACTTGCTGAAAGGCTCTCCGGTGGACATCGAGAATGTTGACCGTGAGCGTTTGATGGAAGAGTCGATTGATTTTGCTCTTTATGGATTTGGAGGAAAGCCGGAGCCAGCAGCGTAG
- the tsaE gene encoding tRNA (adenosine(37)-N6)-threonylcarbamoyltransferase complex ATPase subunit type 1 TsaE → MTEWVDTPEMMIDLGKRVAAELSDGNVLALTGGLGAGKTHFTKGLALGLGCHQSVTSPTFTLAHEYTGGRLPIFHFDFYRMESVEEVLRIGWDEYLDSEGVVVIEWPNKFPDLIPQGSICLEFEIDGERRRVLRRA, encoded by the coding sequence ATGACGGAGTGGGTGGACACGCCCGAAATGATGATTGATCTGGGGAAACGTGTGGCTGCCGAGCTATCGGACGGAAACGTCTTGGCGTTAACCGGAGGGCTTGGAGCAGGGAAGACACATTTCACCAAAGGTTTGGCCTTGGGCTTGGGATGCCATCAGTCAGTGACCAGCCCTACCTTTACGCTTGCACATGAATACACCGGTGGGCGACTGCCGATTTTCCATTTTGATTTCTACCGGATGGAGAGTGTGGAGGAGGTTCTCCGGATTGGTTGGGACGAGTATCTTGACTCGGAGGGGGTGGTGGTCATCGAATGGCCGAACAAATTTCCTGACTTGATCCCGCAAGGTTCCATTTGTCTGGAGTTCGAAATTGACGGGGAGCGTCGCCGGGTGCTCAGGCGCGCCTGA
- the truA gene encoding tRNA pseudouridine(38-40) synthase TruA, protein MRLKLKVAYDGRPYKGWATQVSGNTVQDILEAAIAEVAKKQLRIYASGRTDTGVHAIGQVVHFDAPEGLTMNPFNWMPAVNTKLPATIRVMDCEEVTEDFHARFSAKSKTYTYDLCLAPVLPPLMAGLAWHLPRQLDPESLSQALELMRGEHDFRRFSARRGNETSETDYVRCLSRASLEATELGYRITYTGNGFLYKMARLLTGSAVNVSQGRLRLSDLAEMFESPEDLSHGKPPYCAPSGGLTLDHVAY, encoded by the coding sequence GTGCGATTGAAATTAAAAGTGGCGTATGACGGCCGCCCTTACAAGGGTTGGGCGACTCAAGTCAGTGGGAATACGGTTCAGGATATTCTGGAAGCCGCGATTGCTGAGGTGGCAAAGAAACAGCTCAGAATTTATGCCTCCGGGAGAACGGACACAGGCGTGCACGCGATTGGTCAAGTGGTGCATTTTGATGCCCCGGAGGGGCTGACGATGAATCCCTTCAACTGGATGCCCGCAGTGAATACCAAGCTCCCAGCCACGATCCGGGTCATGGATTGTGAGGAGGTCACAGAGGACTTTCATGCCCGCTTTTCAGCGAAATCAAAGACCTATACCTATGATTTGTGTTTGGCTCCGGTTCTTCCTCCATTGATGGCGGGCTTGGCCTGGCATTTACCGCGCCAGCTTGATCCGGAAAGTTTGAGTCAGGCATTGGAGCTGATGCGTGGAGAGCATGACTTTCGCAGGTTCTCTGCACGTCGTGGCAATGAAACTTCTGAAACCGATTACGTACGCTGTCTGAGCCGGGCGAGTTTGGAGGCCACCGAGTTGGGGTATCGGATCACATACACGGGGAATGGCTTTTTATACAAGATGGCCCGATTGTTGACAGGCTCGGCCGTGAATGTTTCGCAAGGGCGATTGCGTCTCAGCGATTTGGCTGAGATGTTTGAATCCCCTGAGGACTTGAGCCATGGAAAACCTCCGTATTGTGCACCGTCGGGTGGGTTGACCTTGGATCATGTAGCGTATTGA
- a CDS encoding pyridoxal phosphate-dependent aminotransferase: MDSISSRINKVSPSLTLSVTNQAKALKAQGEEVYGLAGGEPDQDTPDFIKAAAIEALNQGKTKYTPAAGIPELREGIAKKLKEDNGIDYDPRQVVVNSGAKQSCFNAILAVCEEGDEVIIPSPYWVSYPEMVRLAGAEPVFVETTAENGWKITPEQFEENMTGRTKMIILNTPGNPTGSVYSADELRALGEVALYEDIIILADEIYEHLVYGDTRHTSIASLGKDLYDLTITVNGFSKAYSMTGWRVGYTAAPKPLAEAISKIQGHTTSNATTFAQYGALAALEGGKDFITDLNAEYDVRRQFVYGRLSAIPNIKVTEPQGAFYMFLDTEQLGLKSVNLCDKLLTRYRVAAVPGIAFGNDNSIRISYCTTLDVLNEGLTRFEEFCRAH, from the coding sequence ATGGACTCCATCTCATCACGAATCAACAAGGTATCCCCGTCACTCACCCTCTCTGTCACGAATCAGGCCAAGGCCTTGAAGGCCCAAGGTGAGGAAGTTTACGGCTTGGCCGGCGGAGAACCCGATCAGGACACTCCCGATTTCATCAAGGCCGCAGCCATTGAGGCCCTGAACCAAGGCAAAACCAAATACACCCCGGCAGCAGGCATCCCTGAACTGCGCGAAGGTATCGCCAAAAAGCTGAAAGAAGACAACGGTATCGACTACGACCCCCGTCAGGTCGTCGTCAATAGCGGGGCAAAACAATCCTGCTTCAACGCCATCCTCGCGGTGTGTGAGGAAGGAGACGAAGTCATCATCCCGTCACCCTACTGGGTGAGCTATCCGGAAATGGTGCGCCTCGCCGGAGCCGAGCCCGTCTTTGTCGAAACCACCGCTGAAAACGGCTGGAAAATCACCCCGGAGCAATTCGAGGAGAACATGACCGGCCGGACCAAGATGATCATCCTCAACACCCCGGGCAACCCGACCGGTTCGGTCTACTCCGCTGACGAACTCCGAGCTCTCGGTGAAGTCGCCCTCTACGAAGACATCATCATCCTGGCCGACGAAATCTACGAGCACCTGGTCTACGGCGATACCCGCCACACCAGCATCGCATCCCTGGGCAAAGACCTCTACGACCTGACCATCACCGTCAACGGCTTCTCCAAAGCCTACTCGATGACCGGTTGGAGGGTCGGCTACACCGCGGCACCGAAGCCACTTGCCGAGGCCATTTCAAAAATTCAAGGCCACACCACATCCAATGCCACCACCTTTGCCCAGTACGGAGCACTGGCAGCACTGGAAGGAGGCAAGGACTTTATCACCGACCTCAATGCTGAATACGACGTCCGTCGCCAGTTTGTTTACGGTCGCCTCAGCGCCATCCCAAACATCAAGGTGACTGAACCTCAGGGCGCATTCTACATGTTTCTCGACACCGAGCAACTCGGCCTCAAATCCGTCAACCTCTGTGACAAGCTTCTCACGCGCTACCGTGTCGCAGCCGTTCCCGGCATCGCCTTCGGCAACGACAACAGCATCCGGATCAGCTACTGCACCACTCTGGACGTGCTCAACGAAGGACTGACTCGCTTCGAGGAGTTCTGCCGGGCCCACTAG
- a CDS encoding 50S ribosomal protein L11 methyltransferase produces MWVWSKLSGVQWEDAWEDRFHGNPNAVISRLKTNKTVRVEVYTETEDEAQAIKKQFGGSIRKLVHKNWAAVSEPVRPPIKIRSSVIITGAREDDARQKLAQAFPGRHIIQIPADMAFGTGDHATTSTCLRLLVDVAKERSKSSWDFLDLGTGSGVISIAARMLGAEHAHGMDFDPQAVKVARRNVKRNEVSKVKMSEQDVLKWSPDRQWPVVVANMFSTILQQAFPTIVSCMEPHADLIISGILREQWQETSLAGKQQGLEFFQVIRKGKWVTARGRLRG; encoded by the coding sequence ATGTGGGTCTGGTCCAAATTATCGGGAGTTCAATGGGAAGATGCTTGGGAAGATCGCTTCCACGGCAATCCCAATGCCGTCATTTCCCGCCTGAAAACCAATAAAACCGTCCGCGTCGAAGTTTACACCGAGACCGAGGATGAGGCACAAGCGATCAAAAAGCAATTTGGGGGGAGCATTCGCAAACTTGTCCACAAAAACTGGGCCGCCGTCAGCGAACCGGTTCGCCCACCAATCAAAATCCGAAGCTCGGTTATCATCACCGGAGCGAGAGAGGATGATGCCCGGCAAAAGCTCGCCCAAGCCTTCCCCGGTCGCCACATCATTCAAATCCCGGCAGATATGGCCTTCGGAACCGGTGACCATGCCACCACCTCCACCTGCCTGCGCCTGCTCGTTGATGTCGCAAAAGAACGAAGCAAAAGCTCCTGGGACTTTCTCGACCTTGGCACTGGCAGCGGTGTGATCAGCATCGCCGCCCGCATGCTCGGCGCCGAACACGCCCACGGAATGGATTTTGACCCTCAAGCGGTTAAAGTTGCCCGAAGAAATGTCAAACGCAACGAGGTCAGCAAGGTCAAGATGAGTGAGCAGGATGTCCTCAAATGGTCACCAGACCGCCAATGGCCGGTGGTTGTTGCCAATATGTTCTCCACGATTCTCCAACAGGCATTCCCCACCATTGTCTCCTGCATGGAGCCCCATGCAGACCTCATCATCTCCGGCATCCTCCGTGAACAATGGCAGGAGACCAGCCTGGCGGGCAAGCAGCAGGGGCTCGAGTTTTTCCAAGTCATCCGCAAAGGCAAGTGGGTCACCGCCCGGGGTCGCCTGAGAGGCTGA
- a CDS encoding 7-carboxy-7-deazaguanine synthase QueE, whose translation MSETTLQLARLNSGPEIFHSIQGEGVSQGVPSVFVRASLCNLHCHWCDTDYTWNWEGTPWPHERDSDPDYQKFKRDDYIVRLPVSQVAAQIASYRCPNIIFTGGEPLLQEPAWCEVMQLLSSQNQTYRFEVETNGTICPSEGFNRMVSQYNVSPKLENSGNKPSLRIVDEALTFFATSDKAWFKFVVSRSQDLEEIEQLIARFTLPKSRILLMPEGRDETSLQQRRLWLVDLCRDRGFRYSDRLHIQLWGSKRGV comes from the coding sequence ATGAGCGAGACCACCCTCCAACTTGCCCGGCTCAACTCCGGACCGGAAATTTTTCATAGCATTCAAGGCGAAGGCGTCAGCCAAGGAGTCCCCTCTGTCTTTGTCAGGGCCTCCCTCTGCAACCTTCACTGCCATTGGTGTGACACCGACTACACCTGGAATTGGGAAGGAACACCCTGGCCTCATGAACGGGACAGCGATCCGGACTATCAAAAATTCAAACGGGACGATTACATCGTTCGCCTCCCGGTCAGCCAGGTCGCGGCACAGATTGCCAGCTACCGATGCCCGAATATCATTTTCACTGGAGGCGAACCCCTGCTGCAAGAACCCGCGTGGTGTGAGGTGATGCAGTTGCTCTCCTCCCAAAACCAAACGTATCGCTTCGAAGTCGAAACCAACGGAACCATTTGCCCAAGCGAGGGTTTCAACCGTATGGTCTCCCAGTATAATGTTTCCCCCAAACTGGAAAATTCCGGTAATAAACCATCTCTCAGAATTGTCGACGAGGCTCTGACGTTTTTTGCCACATCAGACAAAGCCTGGTTTAAATTTGTCGTGAGCCGAAGCCAGGACCTCGAAGAAATCGAACAGCTCATCGCCCGCTTCACCCTTCCGAAATCGCGTATCCTCCTGATGCCTGAAGGCCGTGATGAAACCAGTCTACAACAACGGCGACTCTGGCTCGTCGACCTCTGCCGAGACCGAGGGTTCCGCTACAGCGACCGACTCCACATTCAGCTCTGGGGCAGCAAACGGGGCGTCTGA